The Paenibacillus sp. JQZ6Y-1 sequence CGATTCAAAAGCATTTTCCAAACCCATAATGACATTTTTAATCTTCATATAGCCGCGTGTGTAAGGCTCGGAGTCGCGAATCGCTTCCCACATATAGTGATACGATTCCATATCGTCCGTTTCGCAGACGACAAAGTCAGTGTAGTCCTTGCCCGGTAGTGCCTCGGCGTCAAAAAACCGCACAGTTACCTTATCCTTATGCTGCTGTATAATCTCTTGCAATCCAGCAGCATGTACGCGCCGTTGTTCTCGCGGCAACGCCAACCAAGACGGATAAAATTCCAACAGTACAATCATCATATAACGCATTTCATCATTCTCCTTTACGTGATCAGTGGATCATATTTCATCCTGTGCTGACTTGATTGTAAAATATTCATCGAAATTCCTCATTAACATAGGTTAATGACAAACTTACATCTGCTGAGTAGCATCACAGTTAGGCGCTGGTTATTAGATTTCGCCGCGATGCAACATCCGACTAAGCGACACAGGTGAAATACCAATATAGGAAGCAATATGATACTGCGGAATGCGCTGCTCTAGCCCCGGATATTTGTGTAAACAAGCTTGATATCGCTCTGCGGCAGACAAATACAGCAACTCGCGCTCCCGTTCTTCTTTTCGAATATACAGCCTCTCCACTGCCAGTCGGACAAAGCGCTCCCAGCTATGATGCTCTGCCATCAACTGTTCTAGCAGCCCATGATCCATTTCGATAACCACCGAATCTTCCAGTGCTTCAATCGTATACGCTGAGGGGGTTCTTTGAATCATTGCTGCATAGGATGTCGCGTAATCGCCTTCCAATGTAAAGCCTACATTGTATTCGCGTCCGTCCTCCAATATATAATAGAGCCGAAACAATCCGCTCACGCAAAAGTAAGCCGCTTTAACCGACTCTCCCGCAGCAATCAGCTGTTGCCCCGCCCGAATCTGACGAATCGTCGTCCCCTGAATAAATGGCGTCCATTCCTGCTGCTTCATGCCCGTCTCAGCCGCCAATCGCCATAGGGCTTCATAATGCTGATCCATGCTAATCATTTCCTCCCTTCTGCTCAAAGATGTTATGTGATGTGCAATGTGCAGATCATTTATTTCACACATGGGAACAAGGTAATTTTGTTGTGTTGTTGTGTTGTTGTGTTGTTATTTAATATTTTTGTTGTTTGGTAGCTTCGTCGTTCCGTTGTCTTGCCAGTAAACCGCTGCGATTCTCTACCTTATATTGTATGCTTCTCCAGCGTCAAAAAGCCATTTCATGCACATAATCACCGTCATTCTCATGTTTCTCCAAGCCTACACAATAGATAACTATCATAATAGGGATTCCTGAAAAGGATAGAATTGGTTATACTCATTATTGTAAGCGTATACAATTAATGCCTAATTGTCGCTTATCCTGTTCATACCAGCACTACATAGCTCATCATTTGAAGGAGGACATGTCATGAGATTGATCCATAACAACCCCACCAGATGGTTACCTCGATTGAGCGCGCTATCCCTATCCATCGCGCTCTTTTCCAGTATGGCATCCGGTGCTGGAGCAGCGTCGTCTACAGGCAACGACACCACTGCATCCAAGCAAGAACCTCAACGCAGTGTACAAACAATTACAATCAACGGACAGCAGCATTACCAGCATATCGACGGCTTCGGCGCATCTGGTGCATGGAGTATCGATCATATCGGCTCCGAATGGTCGGACAAAAACAAAAATCGTGTCGCCGATCTGCTATTTTCCAAGCATAAAGGCATTGGGCTGTCCATCTGGCGCTTCAATATTGGTGCAGGCAGCACCGCGACCGATCAGGATATCATTAGCGATCCTTGGCGCCGAGCGGACAGCTTCAAATCGGCTGCCAATCAGCCATACGACTGGTCACAGCAGGCAGGGCAGCAATGGTTTCTCAAAGCCGCCAAGCAGCGTGGTGTCAGCCAAA is a genomic window containing:
- a CDS encoding darcynin family protein, producing the protein MRYMMIVLLEFYPSWLALPREQRRVHAAGLQEIIQQHKDKVTVRFFDAEALPGKDYTDFVVCETDDMESYHYMWEAIRDSEPYTRGYMKIKNVIMGLENAFESYEKQVLGME
- a CDS encoding Crp/Fnr family transcriptional regulator encodes the protein MKQQEWTPFIQGTTIRQIRAGQQLIAAGESVKAAYFCVSGLFRLYYILEDGREYNVGFTLEGDYATSYAAMIQRTPSAYTIEALEDSVVIEMDHGLLEQLMAEHHSWERFVRLAVERLYIRKEERERELLYLSAAERYQACLHKYPGLEQRIPQYHIASYIGISPVSLSRMLHRGEI